A portion of the Pirellulales bacterium genome contains these proteins:
- a CDS encoding acyl carrier protein, with amino-acid sequence MTATDIRDELINILSDIVPDEDLSNLDNDKPLREQIELDSMDFLDIVMELRKRYRIQIPEDDYVHLATLSSTVKYLEPLMSGLQRA; translated from the coding sequence ATGACGGCGACGGACATTCGGGATGAACTGATCAATATTCTGTCCGATATTGTGCCCGACGAGGATTTGAGCAACCTCGACAACGATAAGCCGTTGCGCGAGCAAATCGAGCTGGATAGCATGGATTTTCTCGACATTGTGATGGAACTCCGCAAGCGCTACCGCATCCAAATTCCCGAGGACGATTACGTTCACCTGGCCACGCTTTCCAGCACGGTGAAGTACTTGGAGCCGCTGATGAGCGGTTTGCAGCGCGCCTAA
- a CDS encoding CopG family antitoxin has product MEKSMNTSPLPQTDSIRELAKFWDAHDVTDFDHELEEVSEPVFESKQFLTLPLAGAEAEAVHQMAKSQGITDAQLVRQWVREKIESH; this is encoded by the coding sequence ATGGAAAAATCGATGAACACTTCTCCCTTGCCGCAAACTGACTCGATTCGTGAATTGGCCAAGTTCTGGGACGCTCACGATGTGACCGACTTCGACCACGAACTCGAAGAAGTTAGCGAACCTGTTTTCGAAAGTAAGCAATTTCTGACTTTGCCACTGGCGGGCGCTGAGGCTGAGGCGGTTCACCAAATGGCAAAGTCTCAAGGGATCACCGACGCCCAGCTTGTTAGGCAATGGGTACGGGAAAAAATTGAATCGCATTAA
- a CDS encoding NAD(P)/FAD-dependent oxidoreductase: MYDVIIIGAGMSGLAAGIRLAMFDRRVCILERHYAIGGLNSYYRLDDRNYDVGLHALTNYAPRGAKHGPLPRLMRQLRLSWDEFELAEQNGSVIAFPDVRLQFDNDPARLAAEIVRAFPAERDHYPRMLAALLNYEELQSPQAATSAREMLAGTLRDPQLIEMLLCPVMFYGSATEHDLDWGSFSVLFRAIFLEGLCRPRGGIRTILKPLVQRFKQLGGELRLHSGVQQISADRGEVVHVVLDDGAELTARQVISSAGWNETMRLCAATPEKVEAIAQPSPFGRGQGEGVGSRTGSLASTLSHSENAQRPQQPAGPVGRMTFFESICTLDCQPRDLGFADTIVFYNDAPRFDYARPDDFADLRSGIVCSPNNYQYAAGEENGDSTGLQALGNAKLPQPVEGTIRLTALANFDRWAALGPEDYSFQKQHWRQRLLDSAARFIPNVSQHVVAHDTFTPRTIRHFTGHDYGAVYGAPQKRYDASTPFDHVFVCGADQGYVGIVGTLTSGIQVANMLLQRV, translated from the coding sequence ATGTACGACGTGATTATCATTGGCGCCGGCATGTCGGGGTTAGCGGCCGGCATTCGCCTGGCCATGTTCGACCGCCGGGTGTGCATTCTGGAGCGGCATTACGCGATTGGCGGCTTGAATTCTTACTATCGGCTTGATGACCGTAATTACGACGTCGGCTTGCACGCACTTACCAATTACGCCCCGCGCGGGGCCAAGCATGGCCCGTTGCCGCGGCTGATGCGACAGTTGCGGTTGAGTTGGGACGAATTCGAGCTGGCCGAGCAAAATGGCTCGGTCATTGCATTTCCGGACGTGCGCTTGCAATTCGATAACGATCCAGCACGGTTGGCTGCGGAAATTGTGCGCGCCTTTCCGGCGGAGCGCGACCATTACCCGCGCATGCTGGCGGCACTGTTGAATTATGAGGAGCTCCAATCGCCGCAGGCTGCCACTTCAGCGCGGGAAATGTTGGCCGGCACGCTTCGCGATCCGCAGTTAATCGAAATGTTGTTGTGCCCGGTGATGTTTTACGGCAGCGCGACCGAGCACGATCTGGATTGGGGCTCGTTCAGCGTGTTATTTCGGGCAATTTTTCTAGAAGGTTTGTGTCGGCCGCGCGGCGGCATTCGCACGATCTTGAAGCCACTGGTGCAGCGGTTCAAGCAGTTGGGGGGCGAACTGCGATTGCACAGCGGCGTGCAGCAAATTTCTGCCGATCGTGGCGAAGTGGTCCACGTCGTGCTGGACGACGGCGCCGAGTTGACTGCACGGCAGGTGATTTCGTCGGCCGGCTGGAACGAAACCATGCGGCTGTGCGCGGCCACACCAGAGAAAGTCGAAGCCATTGCTCAACCCTCTCCCTTTGGGAGAGGGCAGGGTGAGGGCGTCGGAAGTCGAACAGGCAGCCTCGCCTCAACTCTCTCCCACAGTGAGAACGCGCAGCGCCCGCAACAGCCTGCCGGTCCTGTCGGCCGAATGACATTCTTCGAATCGATTTGCACGCTGGATTGCCAGCCGCGCGATTTGGGATTTGCCGACACCATTGTGTTCTACAACGATGCGCCGCGGTTCGATTATGCCCGGCCGGATGATTTTGCCGATCTGCGCAGCGGCATTGTGTGTTCGCCCAACAATTACCAATACGCGGCGGGGGAAGAAAATGGCGACAGCACTGGCCTGCAAGCGTTGGGAAACGCCAAATTACCCCAGCCCGTCGAAGGGACGATTCGCCTTACAGCCCTGGCGAATTTCGATCGTTGGGCCGCGCTGGGGCCGGAAGATTATTCATTTCAAAAGCAACATTGGCGCCAGCGGCTGTTGGATTCCGCGGCTCGGTTTATCCCGAATGTTTCGCAGCATGTGGTGGCTCACGATACGTTCACGCCCCGCACGATTCGCCATTTCACCGGTCACGACTACGGGGCGGTATACGGCGCGCCGCAAAAACGGTACGATGCAAGCACCCCCTTCGATCATGTGTTTGTGTGCGGCGCCGACCAAGGTTATGTGGGCATCGTTGGCACGCTGACCAGCGGCATTCAAGTGGCGAACATGCTGTTGCAGCGAGTTTAG
- a CDS encoding NAD(P)/FAD-dependent oxidoreductase encodes MPRDFLHDVAQRYDCIVIGSGLAGLTCANTLARAGQRVLLLEQHYKLGGMATWFRRPGGHIFDISLHGFPIGMIKSCRRYWTQEIADSIVQLKHIRFDNPMFSLTTSFDRDDFTRLLATQFGVPPEQVNLFFDTVRRMNFYDDQSTTVGQLFEQFFPGREDVIRLLMEPITYANGSTLEDPAITYGIVFSNFMSQGVYTFEGGTDRLIKLMQAELERNGVDVRIRCDVERILVDRQRRVVGVRVNGRDIKTSAVVSNANLKATVFRLVGEECFDGRFVEEARAVRLNNSSTQVYMALKPGEMIDSACGDLLFSSAAPLFRTELLLSRDITSRTFSFYYPQMRPGSDRCLVVSSTNARYEDWASLSDEEYELSKRDLIETTLSTLEKYVPNVRDRLDHAEAATPRTFEHYTRHVNGASFGTKFEGLAVSRGLPQQIAGLYHAGSVGIIMSGWLGAMNYGVIVANDVDALLTKTSSRDAVAIE; translated from the coding sequence ATGCCTCGCGATTTTCTCCACGACGTTGCCCAGCGGTACGATTGCATTGTCATTGGCAGCGGCCTGGCCGGGTTGACGTGCGCCAATACCCTGGCCCGGGCCGGGCAGCGAGTGCTGCTGTTGGAGCAGCATTACAAATTGGGGGGCATGGCTACGTGGTTTCGTCGGCCGGGGGGCCATATTTTTGATATTTCGCTGCATGGCTTTCCCATTGGCATGATCAAAAGCTGCCGCCGCTATTGGACGCAGGAAATTGCCGATTCGATTGTGCAATTAAAGCACATTCGCTTCGACAACCCCATGTTTTCGCTGACCACTTCGTTCGATCGAGACGATTTCACAAGGCTGCTGGCAACGCAGTTCGGCGTGCCGCCGGAGCAGGTGAATCTGTTTTTTGACACCGTGCGGCGGATGAATTTTTACGACGATCAATCGACCACCGTGGGCCAATTGTTCGAGCAGTTTTTTCCCGGCCGCGAAGATGTGATTCGCCTGCTGATGGAACCGATCACCTATGCCAACGGCTCTACGCTGGAAGATCCGGCCATCACGTATGGCATTGTGTTTTCCAACTTCATGTCTCAAGGGGTGTACACGTTTGAAGGCGGGACCGATCGGCTCATCAAGCTGATGCAAGCAGAGCTGGAGCGCAACGGCGTCGATGTGCGCATTCGCTGCGATGTGGAGCGTATTTTGGTCGATCGCCAGCGTCGTGTGGTTGGAGTGCGCGTGAATGGGCGCGACATTAAAACCTCGGCCGTCGTGTCGAACGCCAATTTGAAAGCCACCGTGTTTCGGTTGGTGGGCGAAGAATGTTTCGACGGACGGTTTGTTGAGGAAGCCCGCGCGGTGCGGCTTAACAATTCCAGCACGCAGGTATATATGGCGCTGAAGCCGGGGGAAATGATCGATTCGGCCTGCGGCGATTTGCTGTTTAGCTCGGCCGCGCCGCTGTTCCGCACCGAGTTGCTGTTGAGCCGCGACATTACCAGCCGCACGTTCTCGTTTTATTATCCGCAAATGCGGCCGGGGAGCGATCGGTGCCTGGTGGTTTCGAGCACCAATGCTCGATACGAAGATTGGGCGAGTCTGAGCGACGAAGAATACGAGCTCAGCAAGCGCGATTTAATCGAAACGACGCTTTCCACGTTGGAAAAATACGTGCCGAACGTGCGCGATCGGCTCGATCATGCGGAGGCCGCCACTCCCCGCACCTTCGAGCATTACACCCGGCACGTGAACGGGGCCAGCTTTGGCACCAAGTTTGAAGGCTTGGCCGTCAGCCGCGGACTGCCGCAACAAATTGCTGGGCTGTATCATGCCGGCAGCGTGGGCATTATTATGTCGGGCTGGCTGGGCGCGATGAATTATGGCGTGATTGTGGCCAACGACGTGGATGCCCTACTGACGAAAACTTCATCTCGTGATGCTGTGGCCATTGAATAA
- a CDS encoding DinB family protein, with product MIPEILNSNAMTLDFLRRLVDDVPDELMTKQPPGVVNHPAWVLGHLVYSLEAIGGEMGLSSWLPADWQPRFGTGSIPSDHREAYPSKESLLAALADCQHRITKQFAVLGEHGLQHALPDEKHRAFFPTIGHAVLHILTAHAALHVGQITIWRRAVGLEPLHKFFV from the coding sequence ATGATTCCAGAGATTTTGAACAGCAATGCCATGACGCTCGATTTTTTGCGTCGGCTTGTGGATGATGTTCCCGATGAACTGATGACAAAACAACCGCCCGGGGTGGTGAACCATCCGGCCTGGGTTTTGGGACACTTGGTATACAGCCTGGAAGCCATCGGAGGCGAAATGGGCCTGTCGTCGTGGCTCCCTGCCGATTGGCAGCCGCGCTTTGGAACGGGGAGCATTCCCAGCGACCATCGCGAGGCATATCCGTCCAAGGAATCGCTGTTGGCCGCGCTGGCCGATTGCCAGCATCGCATTACCAAGCAGTTCGCCGTGCTTGGCGAACATGGTTTACAGCACGCCTTACCCGACGAAAAGCATCGCGCGTTCTTCCCCACCATCGGCCATGCTGTCTTGCACATTTTAACGGCACATGCGGCGCTGCACGTCGGCCAAATCACCATCTGGCGGCGAGCCGTGGGCTTGGAGCCACTACACAAATTCTTTGTGTAA
- a CDS encoding redoxin domain-containing protein gives MTKLMMWGPLLLGGILLATAQFDAAFAAQPKPLEIGQPAPDFKLPGVDGQTHKLADYAAAKVLAVVFTCNHCPAAQAYEDRIIQLDKDFKSRGVALVAINPNDPHSLRLDELGYTDLSDSLAEMKIRAKEKNFTFPYLYDGDTQEVAAAYGVLATPHVFVFDADRKLRYQGRVDNSDVHQVTSQDARNAIEAVLAGKPVAVETTRVFGCSTKWADKQQTAVSSIKKWDEEPVTLETIDLDGIKKLAKNNSSPAEKPDSTMKQAKAVEDKATDAANTAPGKATEEKDAHPGKLLLVNLWASSCGDCVAEMPDLVTMNRMYRKRPFEFITISLDEPADKDQAQKALQEAHASGKNYLFTGEDKDKLAVALDPQWQGPTPYTMLIAPGGKVIYRHDGAIDALELKRAIVDYLGRTYAGRASK, from the coding sequence ATGACCAAACTCATGATGTGGGGGCCGCTGCTGTTGGGCGGCATTCTGCTAGCCACGGCGCAATTCGACGCAGCTTTTGCCGCGCAGCCCAAGCCGCTGGAAATTGGTCAGCCGGCGCCGGATTTCAAATTGCCTGGAGTCGATGGCCAAACGCACAAGCTGGCCGATTATGCCGCCGCCAAAGTGCTGGCGGTGGTGTTTACGTGCAATCACTGTCCCGCGGCGCAGGCATATGAAGATCGCATTATTCAGCTCGATAAAGATTTCAAAAGCCGCGGCGTGGCGCTGGTGGCAATAAATCCCAACGATCCCCATTCTTTGCGGCTCGATGAGTTGGGCTACACCGATTTAAGCGACTCGCTCGCGGAAATGAAAATTCGCGCCAAAGAAAAAAACTTCACGTTCCCCTATTTGTACGATGGCGATACGCAAGAAGTGGCCGCCGCATACGGCGTGTTGGCCACGCCGCATGTGTTTGTGTTCGATGCCGACCGCAAGCTGCGCTACCAGGGGCGCGTCGACAATTCCGATGTGCACCAGGTCACGTCGCAAGATGCCCGCAACGCCATCGAGGCCGTGCTGGCCGGCAAACCGGTCGCCGTGGAAACGACGCGGGTCTTCGGCTGCTCGACCAAATGGGCCGACAAGCAGCAAACGGCCGTTAGCTCGATCAAAAAGTGGGATGAAGAACCGGTAACGCTGGAAACCATCGATTTGGACGGAATCAAAAAGCTGGCGAAAAACAATAGCAGCCCCGCCGAAAAGCCGGACAGCACGATGAAACAAGCTAAGGCCGTCGAAGACAAAGCAACCGACGCCGCCAACACAGCGCCGGGCAAAGCCACCGAGGAAAAAGACGCTCATCCCGGCAAGTTGCTGCTGGTAAACTTGTGGGCCTCATCGTGCGGCGATTGCGTGGCGGAAATGCCTGACCTGGTGACGATGAATCGCATGTACCGCAAGCGTCCCTTCGAGTTTATCACCATTAGCTTGGACGAGCCCGCAGATAAAGATCAGGCGCAAAAAGCGCTGCAAGAAGCCCACGCCTCGGGCAAAAACTATTTGTTCACCGGCGAAGATAAGGACAAGCTGGCCGTCGCTCTCGATCCGCAGTGGCAGGGCCCCACTCCCTATACCATGCTGATAGCGCCCGGGGGCAAAGTAATTTATCGCCACGACGGCGCAATCGACGCGCTGGAGCTGAAACGGGCGATTGTCGATTATCTAGGCCGGACCTACGCTGGCCGCGCGAGCAAATAG
- a CDS encoding beta-ketoacyl-[acyl-carrier-protein] synthase family protein: MIARPDTQRIVITGVGLTAPGANNLGEFRSNLLAGRSAVRPYEIRYVGATVAGICEYDELRYQKKKEVRRGTRAGSIGIYCANEAISNAGLDWANLDKANVGVYVGVTEHGNVETENEIYQLKEFDYDTKFWSHHHNPRTVANNPAGEISLSLGITGPHYTIGAACAAGNAGVIQGAQMLLLGECDVALAGGVSESIHTFGIFASFKAQGALAWHDDPTKASRPFDAQRTGIVVAEGGCMYVLERMSDAKDRGAKIYGEVAGWAINSDASDFVMPNPERQAQCMQSALRRAGMGAEEVDIVSTHATGTTSGDAQECAALRQVFGGSSITRFNNTKSYIGHAMGAAGALELAGNLPAFSDGACHPTINLEQVDPECRLEGLIVNEPRELPKVDTILNNSFGMLGINSVVVVTRV; this comes from the coding sequence ATGATTGCTCGCCCCGACACACAACGGATTGTTATTACCGGGGTGGGGCTGACCGCGCCCGGGGCGAATAACTTGGGCGAGTTTCGCTCCAATTTGCTGGCCGGGCGTAGCGCCGTGCGGCCTTACGAAATTCGCTACGTGGGCGCCACGGTGGCGGGCATTTGCGAGTACGACGAGCTGCGCTACCAAAAGAAGAAGGAAGTCCGCCGCGGCACCCGGGCCGGCAGCATCGGCATTTACTGCGCCAACGAGGCCATTTCCAACGCCGGACTCGATTGGGCGAACCTCGATAAAGCCAATGTCGGCGTGTATGTGGGCGTCACCGAGCATGGCAACGTCGAAACCGAGAACGAAATTTATCAGCTGAAAGAGTTCGATTACGACACGAAGTTTTGGTCGCACCATCACAATCCGCGGACCGTGGCCAACAATCCGGCGGGGGAAATTTCGCTCAGCCTGGGCATTACCGGGCCGCACTATACGATTGGCGCTGCTTGTGCCGCCGGCAATGCTGGAGTGATTCAAGGGGCCCAAATGTTGCTGCTGGGCGAGTGCGATGTGGCCTTGGCCGGCGGCGTGTCGGAAAGCATTCACACGTTTGGAATTTTTGCCAGCTTCAAAGCCCAGGGGGCGCTGGCCTGGCACGATGATCCCACCAAAGCCTCGCGTCCCTTCGATGCCCAGCGCACCGGCATTGTCGTGGCCGAGGGAGGCTGCATGTATGTGCTGGAACGAATGAGTGATGCCAAAGATCGCGGCGCAAAAATTTACGGCGAGGTGGCCGGTTGGGCCATCAACAGCGATGCCAGCGATTTTGTGATGCCCAATCCCGAGCGGCAGGCGCAGTGCATGCAATCGGCCTTGCGGCGTGCGGGGATGGGGGCCGAAGAGGTCGATATTGTCAGCACGCACGCCACCGGCACCACTTCCGGCGATGCCCAGGAGTGCGCGGCCTTGCGGCAAGTGTTCGGCGGCAGCAGCATCACGCGGTTCAACAACACCAAAAGTTACATTGGGCATGCGATGGGCGCAGCCGGCGCGTTGGAACTGGCGGGCAACCTGCCGGCCTTTAGCGATGGCGCCTGTCATCCGACCATCAATTTGGAACAAGTCGATCCAGAGTGTCGGCTGGAGGGTTTGATTGTGAACGAGCCGCGCGAACTGCCGAAGGTCGACACCATTTTGAATAATTCATTTGGCATGCTGGGAATTAATTCGGTGGTGGTGGTGACGCGCGTATAA
- a CDS encoding c-type cytochrome translates to MRTRWPILLASCAGVLFAIQAARPADDAATKDSFKPAAAAEKKASPGQAPKVSTEFRTSPGFEVERLYTVPKEEQGSWVSMATDNKGRLIVSDQNTKGLYRVTPPAIGSNEETKVEKLDAKITGAQGMLYAFDSLYVVVNHGRDSGLYRLRDTKGTDQFDEIVKLHEFHGPMGEHGPHAIKLSPDGKSLFIVCGNHTELPWDTIMPRQPSAADMQAHPEYTSRLPVTWDEDLILPRLWDPNGHAVGRMAPGGYIVQTDPEGKTWNMYSAGYRNCYDMDFNADGELFAYDSDMEWDMGLPWYRPTRLVHASAGSDFGWRSGAGDWPWYYVDSLAPAADMGPGSPVGVIFGYGTKFPAKYQRALFACDWTYGTIYAVTLEPEGSSYKAIKEEFLSRNALPLTDIVVGKDGALYFIVGGRNLQSELFRVRYVGPESTEPVDYHDSRNADQREIRHKLEALQRKVADTSKAVVDLAWPALGSSDRLLRFDARAALEFQPVELWQDKVLMATDPETLITGAVAIAHQADKKILPRLLEALNQLDFDKLTTFQQLELLRDYELAIIRLGPLAAAQQEALIKRLDAHYPGGNDLVNRELCNLLCALQSPTVVAKTMPLLAAPSPQVKEEFGDLLGRNTQFARPIAAMLEHHPDQQKIAYVYALRVVKAGWTPDQRAAFFNCLRELSHASGGFSFQKYLNNIGNEAYDNCTNAERLAIEAAGARKPYVPPVLPKPEGPTHDWTAEEVLQLATNANALNHRDFRKGRTTFAAARCIVCHRFGGDGGSTGPDLTQLAGRYSMKDLVQKISEPNKAISDQYRAKMVVTTGGKSYTGRVVKDEGGKIVLLTDPEDSTKTVTISRDEIEDMHDSPVSLMPTGLLKPLNEQEVLNLLAYLLSRGNPQDAMFAK, encoded by the coding sequence ATGCGAACGCGGTGGCCAATTCTGCTGGCAAGTTGCGCCGGCGTGCTTTTCGCAATTCAAGCGGCCCGTCCTGCCGACGATGCGGCGACGAAGGACAGCTTCAAGCCCGCGGCGGCGGCGGAAAAAAAAGCATCACCTGGGCAAGCGCCCAAAGTCAGCACCGAATTTCGCACGTCCCCGGGCTTTGAGGTCGAGCGGTTGTACACCGTGCCCAAGGAAGAGCAGGGCTCCTGGGTGAGCATGGCCACCGACAACAAGGGGCGGCTGATCGTTAGCGATCAAAACACCAAAGGGTTATATCGCGTCACGCCGCCAGCCATCGGCAGCAACGAAGAAACGAAAGTTGAAAAGCTCGATGCCAAAATTACCGGCGCCCAAGGCATGCTGTATGCCTTCGACAGTTTATATGTGGTCGTCAACCATGGGCGTGACAGCGGCTTGTATCGGCTGCGTGACACCAAGGGGACCGACCAGTTCGACGAAATCGTCAAGCTGCACGAGTTTCATGGGCCGATGGGCGAACACGGTCCGCATGCCATTAAGCTTTCTCCGGACGGCAAATCGCTATTTATTGTGTGCGGCAATCACACGGAGCTGCCGTGGGACACCATCATGCCGCGCCAGCCGAGTGCGGCGGATATGCAAGCGCATCCGGAATACACTTCGCGCCTGCCGGTCACTTGGGACGAAGATTTAATTTTGCCGCGACTGTGGGATCCCAACGGCCATGCCGTGGGACGCATGGCGCCGGGCGGATACATCGTGCAGACCGATCCCGAAGGCAAAACGTGGAACATGTACAGTGCCGGGTACCGCAACTGTTACGACATGGATTTCAACGCCGATGGCGAATTGTTCGCCTACGATTCGGACATGGAATGGGACATGGGCTTGCCGTGGTATCGGCCCACGCGGTTGGTGCACGCCTCGGCCGGAAGTGACTTCGGCTGGCGCAGCGGGGCCGGCGATTGGCCTTGGTATTATGTCGACAGCTTAGCGCCGGCCGCCGACATGGGGCCCGGCTCGCCGGTGGGTGTGATCTTCGGTTATGGGACGAAATTTCCCGCGAAATATCAGCGGGCCTTGTTCGCTTGCGATTGGACCTATGGCACGATTTACGCGGTCACGCTGGAGCCGGAAGGCTCGAGCTATAAAGCGATCAAGGAAGAATTTCTATCGCGCAATGCGTTGCCGCTGACCGATATTGTGGTCGGCAAAGACGGCGCGCTGTATTTCATTGTCGGCGGGCGAAATTTGCAATCGGAATTGTTCCGCGTTAGGTACGTTGGGCCGGAATCGACCGAGCCGGTTGATTATCACGATTCGCGCAATGCCGATCAGCGCGAAATCCGCCACAAACTGGAAGCGCTGCAAAGAAAGGTGGCGGACACTTCGAAAGCGGTCGTCGATTTGGCGTGGCCCGCGTTGGGTAGCTCCGACCGCCTATTGCGATTTGACGCGCGCGCGGCACTGGAATTTCAACCCGTGGAATTGTGGCAGGATAAAGTTTTGATGGCCACCGATCCGGAGACACTCATCACCGGCGCGGTGGCCATTGCCCATCAGGCCGACAAAAAAATTCTGCCGCGGCTGCTGGAAGCGCTGAACCAATTAGATTTTGACAAGCTCACCACGTTTCAACAGTTGGAATTGCTGCGAGATTACGAGCTGGCCATTATTCGCCTGGGTCCACTCGCTGCCGCCCAGCAGGAAGCGCTAATCAAACGCTTGGATGCCCATTATCCCGGCGGCAACGATTTGGTGAATCGCGAACTGTGCAATTTGCTGTGTGCGTTACAATCGCCCACGGTGGTGGCCAAAACCATGCCGCTGTTGGCGGCGCCCAGCCCGCAGGTGAAGGAGGAATTTGGCGATTTACTAGGCCGCAACACGCAATTCGCCCGGCCGATTGCCGCCATGCTGGAACATCATCCCGATCAGCAAAAAATTGCCTACGTGTATGCTCTGCGCGTGGTCAAGGCGGGCTGGACGCCAGACCAGCGAGCGGCATTCTTCAATTGTCTGCGCGAACTCAGCCATGCTAGCGGCGGCTTCAGCTTCCAAAAATATCTGAACAACATTGGCAACGAGGCCTACGACAATTGCACCAATGCCGAGCGCCTGGCCATCGAAGCCGCCGGCGCCCGGAAGCCGTATGTTCCCCCGGTGCTGCCCAAGCCGGAGGGGCCAACCCACGATTGGACTGCCGAGGAAGTGTTGCAGTTGGCGACGAACGCAAACGCGCTCAATCATCGCGATTTCCGCAAAGGACGCACCACGTTCGCCGCAGCCCGCTGCATTGTGTGTCATCGTTTTGGCGGCGACGGTGGCTCGACCGGTCCTGATTTAACACAACTGGCCGGCCGCTACAGCATGAAAGATTTAGTGCAAAAAATCAGCGAGCCGAACAAAGCCATTTCGGATCAATACCGGGCGAAAATGGTGGTCACGACCGGCGGCAAATCTTACACGGGCCGAGTGGTCAAAGACGAAGGGGGGAAAATCGTATTGCTGACCGATCCGGAAGATTCAACCAAGACGGTCACCATTTCCCGCGACGAAATTGAAGACATGCACGATTCGCCCGTGTCGCTGATGCCCACCGGGTTGCTCAAGCCGCTGAACGAGCAAGAAGTGCTGAACCTGTTGGCGTATTTGCTCTCGCGCGGCAATCCGCAAGATGCGATGTTTGCGAAATAA